A genome region from Anolis carolinensis isolate JA03-04 chromosome 6, rAnoCar3.1.pri, whole genome shotgun sequence includes the following:
- the eps8l1 gene encoding epidermal growth factor receptor kinase substrate 8-like protein 1 produces MSDSGSLVGDVSKPSARAIYEQRKKYSNIIMADVSQYAVNHLVTFSIGEEDDLASVEDATRKLSVMDAQGKIWVQEMLLQVNGSSIKLFDIDSKDELENYGLAAVARCEAVRPESRSQSLLLLVCQDPTQLKPDVHFFECNLVGAELIRQDINSALQDFKSGGNTQRKEALRDTQKWIGNQTQNAQVTAAQPPKQVSSRTKVIAPEQKDNDLLAGETDPAFIRAERDVELLNRVFDDVEAFVGKLQKSAEAFRVLDQRKRSARGRRREPGEGLLTIRARPPSQEEFEDALAKIKYSFSILARLQSNITNPTSEELIHFLFNPLKMIVESSGGPEFASEVRNPMLTLEAVTLMRGCLGEKEAELWHSLGDNWIRPRLDFPRDYAAPYTPTFRSGWEPPRLDSSGQPWEDPVEMQHRHEERRAQQSAVTIAANGHRHPDKKMVICTHNFTARNNNELSVLQEDVLEVLDDSKKWWKVQNRYGQVGYVPYNILSPIMNGEESGVQNHKRTAQVNGTSPVISKKIPPQPPPKTKTIYSNGRNWASTEALNMDLSDRERFNTVNEELALRLANGSAARKNLHIQRAPDTNVPLGYDSNTAEVQTWLEAKGFNPFTVKAFGVLSGAQLFSLQKEEFKAVSPEEGARVYSQVTVQRALLEDSGKISELEAVMKKQKRKLEGMSE; encoded by the exons ATGAGTGATTCAGGAAG CCTAGTTGGTGATGTCTCAAAGCCCAGTGCCAGAGCCATATATG AGCAAAGGAAGAAGTATTCCAACATCATCATGGCAGATGTTTCCCAGTATGCTGTCAAT CATCTGGTGACCTTTTCAATTGGGGAAGAAGATGATTTGGCATCTGTAGAGGACGCCACCAGGAAACTGTCCGTCATGGATGCCCAAGGGAAGATCTGGGTTCAGGAAATGTTACTTCAAGTCAATGGGTCGTCCATCAAGCTCTTCGACATAGACTCAAAG GATGAACTGGAAAACTATGGATTGGCAGCTGTGGCTCGTTGTGAGGCTGTTAGACCAGAGTCTCGGTCCCAGTCCTTGCTTCTACTTGTGTGCCAGGATCCCACCCAGCTAAAACCAGATGTTCACTTCTTTGAATGCAACCTTGTTGGG GCAGAATTGATCCGACAGGACATTAACAGTGCTTTGCAGGATTTCAAGTCCGGAGGAAATACCCAAAGGAAGGAGGCACTCAG AGATACCCAGAAGTGGATTGGCAACCAGACACAAAATGCTCAGGTGACTGCTGCTCAGCCTCCCAAACAAGTGTCTTCCAGGACAAAGGTCATTGCACCCGAGCAAAAAGACAATG ATCTCTTGGCAGGAGAAACTGACCCAGCCTTCATCCGTGCTGAGAGAGATGTG GAGCTGTTGAACCGGGTTTTTGATGACGTGGAAGCCTTTGTGGGGAAACTGCAGAAGTCTGCTGAAGCATTCCGTGTATTGGATCAACGCAAACGCTCTGCCAGGGGCCGTCGGCGAGAGCCAGGAG AAGGACTCCTGACAATCCGAGCTCGCCCCCCGTCCCAAGAAGAGTTTGAAGACGCTCTGGCTAAAATTAAATATTCTTTCAGCATTCTG GCAAGACTGCAGTCTAACATCACAAACCCTACCTCAGAGGAGTTGATTCATTTTCTCTTCAATCCCTTGAAGATG ATTGTAGAGTCTTCTGGAGGACCAGAATTTGCTTCTGAGGTGCGCAATCCCATGTTGACCCTGGAGGCGGTCACACTGATGCGTGGTTGCCTAGGGGAAAAGGAAGCCGAGTTGTGGCATTCACTGGGAGACAACTGGATCAGGCCAAG GCTGGACTTCCCCAGGGACTATGCTGCTCCCTACACCCCAACTTTCCGAAGTGGCTGGGAGCCCCCACGCCTGGACTCTTCTGGGCAGCCGTGGGAAGATCCAGTAGAGATGCAACACCGGCATGAAGAACGGCGCGCTCAG CAATCAGCTGTCACAATTGCAGCCAATGG ACACAGACATCCAGACAAGAAGATGGTGATTTGCACCCATAACTTCACAGCCAGAAACAACAATGAACTGTCAGTGCTTCAAGAAGACGTATTAGAG GTCTTGGATGACAGCAAGAAATGGTGGAAAGTTCAGAACCGCTACGGACAAGTTGGCTATGTTCCTTATAATATACTTAGCCCAATTATGAATGGTGAAGAGTCTGGTGTCCAGAACCATAAGAGAACTGCCCAGGTCAATGGGACTAGTCCTGTGATAAGCAAG AAAATTCCACCCCAGCCACCACCAAAGACTAAAACGATATACTCCAATGGCAGGAACTGGGCCAGCACAGAGGCACTTAACATGGACCTGAGTGATCGGG AGCGCTTCAACACCGTGAATGAGGAGCTTGCCCTGAGGTTGGCCAATGGGTCAGCTGCCCGCAAGAATCTTCACATCCAGCGTGCTCCTGATACCAACGTGCCTTTGGGATACGATTCAAATACTGCTGAAGTCCAGACATGGCTAGAGGCCAAGGGGTTCAACCCATT CACCGTAAAAGCCTTTGGAGTTCTGAGTGGAGCTCAGCTCTTCTCCCTGCAGAAGGAGGAGTTCAAAGCGGTCAGCCCAGAGGAAGGAGCTCGGGTGTACAGCCAGGTTACCGTCCAGAGAGCTCTCTTGGAG GATTCCGGGAAAATATCAGAGCTGGAAGCAGTAATgaagaaacagaaaaggaaaCTGGAGGGGATGAGTGAATAG